A DNA window from Pseudomonas tohonis contains the following coding sequences:
- a CDS encoding pyridoxal-phosphate dependent enzyme, which produces MPLHIQTPLIHSRPLSLAAGTEVWLKLEALQPAGSFKLRGIGAACEFHARRGTRRFISSSGGNAGIAVAFAGRCLSIPVTVVVPETTTERARALIRQEGAEVIVHGKAWHEANALAQSMLGEADAFIHPFDDALLWQGHATLVDEVAASGWRPDVVLLSVGGGGLFSGVVEGLQRNGWGAVPVITAETAGAASFAGSLQAGRRIELERIDSVATSLGAKQVCERAFELGRSHPVRARVVSDRAALQACERFLDEQRLLVEPACGAALALAYAGDEALRDFERVMVVVCGGVTASLEQISAWKAAQPED; this is translated from the coding sequence ATGCCCCTGCATATCCAGACCCCGCTGATCCATTCCCGCCCCCTGAGCCTGGCCGCCGGCACCGAGGTGTGGCTGAAGCTGGAGGCCCTGCAGCCGGCGGGCTCGTTCAAGCTGCGCGGCATCGGCGCCGCCTGCGAGTTCCATGCACGCCGGGGCACGCGGCGCTTCATCTCGTCCTCCGGCGGCAACGCGGGCATCGCCGTGGCCTTCGCCGGCCGCTGCCTGTCGATCCCGGTGACGGTGGTGGTGCCGGAAACCACCACCGAGCGGGCCAGGGCGCTGATCCGCCAGGAAGGCGCCGAGGTGATCGTCCACGGCAAGGCCTGGCACGAGGCCAATGCCCTGGCGCAATCGATGCTGGGCGAGGCGGATGCCTTCATCCACCCCTTCGATGACGCGCTTCTGTGGCAGGGCCACGCGACCCTGGTGGACGAGGTCGCCGCCAGCGGCTGGCGCCCCGACGTCGTGCTGCTCTCGGTGGGTGGCGGCGGGCTGTTCAGCGGCGTGGTGGAAGGCTTGCAGCGCAACGGCTGGGGCGCGGTGCCGGTGATCACTGCCGAAACCGCCGGTGCGGCGTCGTTCGCCGGTTCACTGCAGGCCGGCCGGCGTATCGAGCTGGAGCGCATCGACAGCGTGGCCACCTCCCTGGGGGCGAAGCAGGTGTGCGAGCGGGCCTTCGAACTGGGGCGCAGCCACCCGGTGCGGGCGCGGGTGGTCAGCGACCGCGCGGCGCTGCAGGCCTGCGAGCGCTTCCTCGATGAGCAGCGCCTTCTCGTCGAGCCGGCCTGTGGCGCGGCGCTGGCCCTGGCCTATGCCGGGGACGAGGCGCTGCGGGACTTCGAACGGGTGATGGTGGTGGTGTGCGGCGGGGTGACCGCCAGCCTGGAGCAGATCAGCGCCTGGAAGGCCGCCCAGCCGGAAGACTGA
- a CDS encoding monovalent cation:proton antiporter-2 (CPA2) family protein produces the protein MPHEGSSLQVAVVFLLAAVLAVPLAKRLQLGAVLGYLLAGVLIGPSVLRLVSDPQSVSHLSELGVVLLLFIIGLELSPRRLWVMRRSVFGVGLAQVLLTGALIAGIAYLAFARTWQSAVVLGLGLALSSTAFGLQILAERKELTSPHGRLAFAILLFQDIAAIPLIALIPLLSGATAAREDGGQLAHLAEVVGSIGLVVIGGRYLLRPVFRVVARTGLQEVSTATALLVVIGTAWLMELAGVSMALGAFLAGLLLADSEYRHELEAQIEPFKGLLLGLFFISVGMSADLSLLLGQPLLVLGLTALLIAVKFPVLYLLGRSAGGLTRQSALRLGVVLAAGGEFAFVVFKMARDQGLFEARLHGFLVLAITLSMALTPLLILAINRLVKARPAPVNVPPEYEQIDSDSPRVVIAGTGRMGQIVARVLRAQRVPFLALDTSVETIELSRSLGRMPIFYGDPLRPEILRAAKVDKAEFFIVATDDPVTNLKTTELVRRLYPHLKIISRARDRQHVHQLLDLGAQPVRETFHSSLEMSRQVLLGMGLDEEQANARIRRFQRHDEEVLAAQHKVHGDAAAMMQTAREARAELETLFDTDRIEEQGVK, from the coding sequence GCTCGTTGCAGGTCGCCGTGGTCTTCCTGCTCGCCGCCGTCCTTGCCGTGCCTCTCGCCAAGCGCCTGCAACTGGGGGCCGTGCTCGGCTACCTGCTGGCCGGCGTGCTGATCGGCCCCTCCGTGTTGCGCCTGGTCAGCGACCCGCAGAGCGTCAGCCACCTGTCCGAACTGGGCGTGGTGCTGCTGCTGTTCATCATCGGCCTGGAGCTCTCGCCCCGTCGCCTCTGGGTCATGCGCCGCTCGGTGTTCGGCGTCGGCCTGGCCCAGGTGCTGCTCACCGGCGCGCTGATCGCCGGCATCGCTTACCTGGCCTTCGCCCGCACCTGGCAGAGCGCCGTGGTGCTCGGCCTGGGCCTGGCGCTGTCCTCCACCGCCTTCGGCCTGCAGATCCTCGCCGAGCGCAAGGAGCTGACCAGCCCCCATGGCCGCCTGGCCTTCGCCATCCTGCTGTTCCAGGACATCGCGGCCATCCCGCTGATCGCCCTGATCCCGCTGCTCAGCGGTGCCACCGCCGCCCGCGAGGACGGCGGCCAGCTGGCCCACCTCGCCGAGGTGGTCGGCAGCATCGGCCTGGTGGTCATCGGCGGGCGCTACCTGCTGCGCCCGGTGTTCCGCGTGGTGGCTCGCACCGGCCTGCAGGAGGTGTCCACCGCCACTGCGCTGCTGGTGGTGATCGGCACCGCCTGGCTGATGGAGCTGGCCGGCGTGTCCATGGCCCTCGGTGCCTTTCTCGCCGGCCTGCTGCTGGCGGACTCGGAATACCGCCACGAACTGGAAGCCCAGATCGAACCGTTCAAGGGCCTGCTGCTGGGGCTGTTCTTCATCAGCGTGGGCATGAGTGCCGACCTCAGCCTGCTGCTGGGCCAGCCGCTGCTGGTGCTGGGCCTCACGGCGCTGCTGATCGCCGTCAAGTTCCCGGTGCTCTACCTGCTCGGCCGCAGCGCCGGCGGGCTCACCCGGCAGAGCGCGCTGCGCCTGGGCGTGGTCCTGGCCGCCGGGGGCGAGTTCGCCTTCGTGGTGTTCAAGATGGCCCGCGACCAGGGCCTGTTCGAGGCCCGCCTGCACGGCTTCCTGGTGCTGGCCATCACCCTGTCCATGGCGCTGACGCCGCTGCTGATCCTGGCCATCAACCGCTTGGTCAAGGCCAGGCCAGCGCCGGTGAACGTACCGCCGGAGTACGAGCAGATCGACAGCGACTCGCCCCGGGTGGTGATCGCCGGCACCGGCCGCATGGGCCAGATCGTCGCCCGTGTGCTGCGCGCCCAGCGCGTGCCGTTCCTGGCCCTGGACACCTCGGTGGAGACCATCGAGCTGTCCCGCAGCCTGGGCCGCATGCCGATCTTCTATGGCGACCCGCTGCGCCCGGAGATCCTCCGCGCGGCCAAGGTCGACAAGGCCGAGTTCTTCATCGTCGCCACCGACGACCCGGTGACCAACCTGAAGACCACCGAGCTGGTGCGCCGCCTCTACCCGCACCTGAAGATCATCTCCCGCGCCCGTGACCGCCAGCACGTGCACCAGTTGCTCGACCTCGGCGCACAGCCGGTGCGCGAGACCTTCCACTCCAGCCTGGAGATGAGCCGCCAGGTGCTGCTCGGCATGGGCCTGGACGAGGAACAGGCCAACGCGCGCATCCGCCGCTTCCAGCGCCACGACGAGGAGGTGCTGGCCGCCCAGCACAAGGTGCATGGCGATGCCGCCGCGATGATGCAGACCGCCCGCGAGGCGCGCGCCGAACTGGAGACCCTGTTCGACACCGACCGCATCGAGGAACAGGGCGTCAAGTGA